The Amphiura filiformis chromosome 8, Afil_fr2py, whole genome shotgun sequence genomic sequence GAAACCCTTCATGAAACTAATAAAAATATTCAAGTTAACTCCTCACAAGGAAACAGCATTTTTGACTAATCTTCAGGTCTCTATACTTCATTTGAAATCATGTTAGATGAAGATGTATTGACTGTGAGGCCATGGTGTAATGTTATTTTGAATTGTTGTTTACAGCATCCATGAGGTTCTGTATGGGCTCACGGCGTGGTTTTATATGCCGTATGAAGTATGGAAACGCTCAATTAGACCCGATGACTATGGGTCGTTACTGTCACATGCGAAATAGAAATAGCTTGGGAAGCTCTAAAGATGGTGATCAGTATGCTGTAGTACACTGCACAGGATACATCAAGAACTGGCCCCCATCATCAGGTAAAGTACAGAGCCCCTTTACCCTTGTATATGTAAAGCATTTAGTGCTGTAATAAAGTATACCGGTACCAAtgcctatatgtgacacgatctgatccaatcgcacaaatgtttgcaataatgaaattgagatataaattataaaataaaacaattaaagcGTAAGAAAAATGGACATattaaaagttcataacttttcaTCATTCGTCTCAGATATCAGTAAACTTAGGTATTGAGTAAGTTAGTGAGAGTAATCAATATGTTTTTTTGATTGTTTTATTGGAAGTGTGATAAAGCAAAGAAATCAATGCACAAAGTTATACACATGGTGACCATTACTGTCTCGTTCCCACTATAATCTGAGACTGAATCAAAAAAACTAGTTTACATCTGACgttactgtcaatcaaactccctacTACCCTTGATTGGCTAGTAGTACGTAAAAGAAAAGTTGATTCATTTGGTGCCTTCATTAGAGAAAAGAAATCACAGGAAATGGTGACAAATTATGGTACAAGGGAAAAACCAACtttttaggcattgttgacatggtgctttTAGAAAAGAAAGTTTTCTGTTCATAAGACCTAactttgagacggtttgtatgtttaaaggtgcaaaattaaccataaggcacgCTGTTCTACTGCTGCGTTAAGACAACAATCATCACATTGACTCGTAAACAAAGTGTGtctaagtttgattgacaggtgacgtcagatgcAATCTCTGGATCtgattatattatataatatttaacCATTGTGTTTATCCATGTTGTATTATAGGTGTGATAGAGCAACAAGAAGCTGATTCTGATGGTCATAGTGGAGGTAACCATTACTGTCTGGTTGCTATAGGACGTTTACAAGTCACCAGCTCACCTAATTGTGGTGATCTGAATGGCAGTAGCACAGCCAATGAGTTCATCTCAAGACACAATGTAGATGGAAAATTCACATTTGTAGATCAGAGGTATGCTAATTCTAAAGGACTTAAAAATGGAATGAAAAATAGGATAGGGTAGACTATGATATAGACCCTCTGCATTATACATGTTGATTTTGTGTGTCTTTTTTATGTATTTCCTTGTTGTTGTGTGTATGCATAATGCATGGTCTTCATGCCGAGAAAAAAAAGCCTTCATACTAAAAATTcacttttgtatgtgttttttacGAAGAACTTCATTTTGGTAGAAAGATCTGTAAAAAATCTCTATATAGCCAATTCTTTAAGAAACCCTACACTGATGAAGTACATTATGAAACCTGAAAGTAATTAAACTTTaatactacttgtttattttgcttaccgggagcgctttcgaggaacttcctcatcATCAGCCAATGTTGTTAGCtcttcttggaaacggctagagaccagcttgatcaggtgacatcacattCCATGACGTCACCAATTAGTTCCAATCCTATGTCTCGGTTCAGTGAAGGTCCTTGTTTCTTGATCTGGATGGCTTCCAGGGCCCTCCTGGGAaagtcttttgtttctttctccagtACTTTACATTGTCATTGTCCCAGTCTATTTGGTATGTGTTCTTACTCGTTTTTACATGTTCTTGTACGACTGATTTGGGGCCAGCGGCTTTGTACTTTTCATCGAATGTGATGTCACCTGATTAGGTTGGTCTCTAGTCTTTTTCAAGAAAAACAAGCTAACAACATTGGCTGATGATGAGGAAGTTCCTTGAAAGTGCAGTGCTCCCAGTAAGCAAAGTAAATAAGCAGTACAGTGTTGAAGTTTGATTTaaattactttcattttattacgtatgaatctgcaattctatattatGAAACCTGTTTGATGTGAAAGAAAAGCTGATATGGCTCATTGTACATGCCAAAAAACAAGAGAAATAACCATtgaaaatttgtttatttatttatttatttcttatttaacctggggtgaccaatcaatgcactggcactgttctcccttggtgcCCAGGTGACTTTTGAATACCATTTGACTTTTGAATACCAAGTGAATGAGCAACCCTGGCATAAATTATATATCACTTTAAAGCTTATGATCCAGAGATAATAAATCTGGATATAACTTTGCAACTTTCCCCTCATTTTGTGAGAATGTATCAAGAGTTCaatattttggaaattgtttacTATATTTCTCGCATTTCACAATACGATgggccgccagcggttgcttttggcagtcaaattttcgactccagagtcgacatcgccgttatagctgctattgaattttcacgcgagtgtgataataaatatgttgaaaacagctccacgaaggattccctgtgatcaatagatagaaaatggaacTTCTAttatagttgttgttgttgttgttgtgtgcattcgcatgtaacatcattataatgacatttaaagccacaatgatgcatgttcctgtattgtattcgtattacgggggctttggatgtcgactcattttcccatgatgcactgcgtattttggcctcgacccagcgatcgctggaggcgcatcgtattgtgaaacgcgagaattggagTCCAGGTAAAACTTGAATTAACACATCCAATCAGTCACACTTTTTCCCTTCCTTTTCACACAGAATAACAGCTGTTCTTGGTTACCAACCACAAGAGTTACTGGGTAAATCTAGCTTTGATTTTTATCACCCAGAAGATCAAGGCCATCTCAAAGATAGTTTTGAACAAGGTATGTGTAAAATTATCCTTAAGTACTAGTGAAGTATATTAAATTATTTCCTCTTGATATGATTTCTTACttaagcctggagatcttgattaACTAATGTTCTGATAAGATCCCTTTGAttgtctcagttcttgatccaagatccggcaatgtccaagatcctgtctacctaagggaaacccctggtctaccacagtctcagtccaaATCCTATCCTAGCTGTTAtgctagtgttttccaaatggtcttctatgttgaccgtaagctcctctctcggaAATCACTTGAGCAAGTTATCTGCTTCACTTGACAGATAACgcactatgttagtccagcaaaataccacagttcgttgatggagatatttctGTCTGTCGCTTCGCTGAGTCAACAAAACAATATGATACCATATTCCTGGTAAACACAGATTTTGAGTGCATTCATGTCTAAATCATTTACTGTGGACTCAATCTGCAAAGCTATCATCTtactggtttgtttacatttttcatTGCAGCTGTGAAACTGAAGGGTCAGGTGTTGTCCTTGATGTATCGCTTCCAAGCTAAGAATCGTGAGTGGTGTTGGTTGAGAACAAGTTGCTTCAGCTTCCAGAATCCATACACAGATGAAGTGGAGTACATTGTGTGCACAAATACCGCTGTCAAGTAAGTATTCTATAAGACGAAGGTACTACGGAGCCCGACAATACAGAGCTGTGTCAAGGAACTGAATATTACCTTTACCAGCACCCACAACCGTGTTTGAACAGATTTAGTGTTTTATGTGGGTCACATAcggaggtcaaatgtcatttgagTTTATGTTTGTTTACTACTCATATAGTTTGACATTTAAAAGCTGTTATAATAGCTTTCCTAATTTAAATCGCCCCTTGGTGGAGGCATCTCAATCACGTTTCTAGTTTTCGGTAAAAACAGAAAATGGCTCCCTGAAAAAAAGAAGTATTTTGACCCCTGATTGGGACATATGTGTTATGTGGCTTGCTAATGTCGGACtaatcaaattatattttgtttcctgACAGTGCTCCAGGAGAAACTGTACCAGATAGACCAGCAGAGAAACCCAGCACTGAAACTAAATCATCAGAGTCCCTGGTTCGATTCCAGTCCGACACCGTAGGAGTCTATGGCTCTGTGATGGGTAATGATAAATCTGGACGTGCTATGCAAGGAGCAGCTGGATATAGCGGTGCAGCATACAGTCAGGTGAGAGCGCCACAACCGTACCGAGCTGATGAAAGTGTGCAGGCTGGTAAAGCTGTAGGTGGTTTGGATGATCCTACCAAGAGCTATAGCGGTCAAACACAGGCATCATGGACACCAGCTCAATACTCACAAGTAGAGGTAGAGttttgtgcgtgtgtgtgtgcTTTTATTTATGAGATGTGTATTGCAAGGTTGCTACATGCCTTACCTTTACAATTTGGGATACTTTCAAATGTTCTGAGTGGAGGCACTTCAGAAAAAAAACAGCCTTGCTATAAATTTAGCTACAAAAAATTTTcgtgattttaaaaaatccccCACCCTAATTTTTGGGATAAATGGTTGGATCAAATCCGAAATTGTTTCTGCCCATTTAGCAAAATGTTGACCATGTAAATGTTTAGAGAATCATAGTAAAAATGAACACCATGAAAGTTAGAAGTGCAGCTTTTTATTCCTCTTCCCCTTTTCCATTTTGCTGCAGAAAAGAAAGAATCGCTTGTTTAATGACCACTTCATTGATTAGTTACTACATAGCTTTTGTGGTCCCTGGCTATAGCTATGTTCATGGGTTGGTTCAGGATTATATGTCTTCTGGACATTTTCTACATGACTTCCTCTTGCCCTTGGCTTGATAGAGCCTTCACTATACTATATGTGTGGTCAGATGTGTAGCAATGTTTGCATTTTGTTGGTTTTGTTTTAGTTGAGAGCTACCTAGGGTAAATATCATTTGATGTATTTGAATGCAAGTAGGAATATTCCAGAAATGTGTATAGTGCGGTATAGTGTATAACACATTACATTGCTAAAATGTGTGTGTTGGCTGTTGAATCCAGCTTACCAAATGTGCATGCTCCAAAATAAACTTAGTACACTGGTAAAAAATGTTAGTGCCTTTCAAATTTAACTGGTAAAAATGTAGCTAACACTGATGAAAATCAGTCATTTTCTTGGTCAGGCTTATGTCACACAAAGGGCGAGATGgacgagtggttaaggcgttgcgctgcgggccgggagatacgatcgacgagggctcgaaccttgggcttgccttacgtgaaaattataggcccatgtttttagttttgagatcaccgcggacctataattttaaccatgccccgaatataaagcagtcaatatttgttttatatactgaaTGGATGACCGTTGCGATTGCGCATGTGTAGACTAACACCGGTCCATAGTTTGTTTCCATGAccagtccatagttcattttgagggcatagctaattcaatgaccgcACTTTTGACCAATCAGGTGACAGGAatatatatatgaggtatataaatacTGTATATTGTTGATATTTTCAGGGCACTAGCCAGAGGTCAGGTCAATCTGGTACATACACACCTCAGGGCACTAGTAATAGCACATCATCACCAGCACCTACATATACTCAGTTACAGAGTACAACAACAAGAGGATCTGCTCCGGCCGCTGCCGCTGCTGCACCTGCTGGATATGCAGCTTACCAAGATAAACAACATGTACAAGGTAAGCCAAGGGATCATTAATACATAATTAGAATCTctatatgtgatatgatcaagcaaaatgaatagGATGACGGGAATTATGATTTTGAGATTAgccaatagtattcaacttcctttgtattgtattgttctgAGGCACACTAAAATTACcttatctctggaaccataagtctaattatgatggggttttcagcaaaataaaagcTATGAAAATGGCTCAtgcaatgaaattgaaattgaattttgaatttgatcAACATCAGACTTATTTAgtgtgatcacatcacataaataCCCACAAAAGACCCTACTGGACTCATCGAGTGTGGGCAGTGTCAATAGCATAAATGGCTTCTTTTATAAGAGTCATTCTTATAAAACAAAAGCACTGGTTTATATTCTCTCACATTACTCACAGCTGTAACACCCACAGTAACACATGAATTACATTACATTTATGTTGATTTGAACAGTCTTTGCAATTCATACCTATATTTTAGCCATTAAAAATTAACAATGTTTATCTGTGACTGCATGTCTGGATGGAGACCATAGTTATTCCCCATGTAAACAGATGACACTGACCAAGGTCAGGCTGACCTATTGCTGGTTGAGGTCATCCTAAGGAAAAGACCATACGGCATCATGAGATATGTGTCCATGTGTGTTTTGTACGTCAACAATTATGTAAGgcatttggttaaaatttggtctcatgaaCAGTTCAAGTCATATTGCAACCTAACTTGGGTCatatagctgcactatgggaaccctcatctattggtggtggTTTTTTGACATATTACTCATGAAATATCAAATAATTGCAATTATATTTTGATAAGTTGTTGCCTTAGAGGTTTGGGaacatgtttttattcatttgtttgcAATACTCTTTTCTGTAGGGCCGATGCACAGTTCAAAACAGAAAGTTACTGATATTAATCTTAAGAAAGAAAATAGTGCTACATTCTGACTGTTATATGTCTATTATTTTATCAGCTGGTACTCCTTCCCAGATGGCCTACAGCAACCGGACCGATGCATCAGCCAATATGGCAGCTGCAGCTGCTGCTGCAAGAAGAGATCCTGCAATGTGGCAACAATGGCAGCAAACAACAGCTGGCAACCCACAAGCACAAGAAGCAGCCAATCAGCAGCAAGCCCATCCTCAACAGCAGGAAGAATTCCCTGACATATATCGTATGCTGGAAGGACAGCAGAATACAGGATATAATGTTAACCAGCCTGTTGAAGACTCATTTCAAGATATCCCAATGTTTCCACCATTTTCAGAATAAAGCAAATTAATGTCACAGACTTctcaatttaaaaggaaagaaaaacaaTATACACAGATATACAAATACGATATCAAAGTGGCACGGATGAATtttcttttcatacacttttaagGCCTGCTTAAGCCTATTTGTATTGAGTTGGTAGTATTGTATTACATCCTCACATATTAAAGTCATTCATTCAATTCGGATATATCACCTTCATGGTATCGGCTGCTATTAGGTATTTTTGTGAACTTCAAGAATTTGATGTTCTACTCTATACATATTTTTAACTTAGATCTCTACATATGCTTGCCTGGATTTGCTTTCTATGAACtgaacaatttgtttttaaaaatattgtacctATGATGCCACTGTCAGTAAGGTAAATATTTGTATCACATATTCTTGTAACATCTTTGTAAATTATTCTTCCATAAGGTTTGATTTCAAAGCTCAATGGAATATTGCATTTGAACACccaaagattttggaattccaacccaATTCAACTGTTTTAGCCATTCCAGGTcaaacaattttatcaaaaaacaGTTGAAAAGGTGAGAAAGATTTTGGAATACCAAAAAAATTTCTCAAATTTctgccaaaatgtgtaaaatccaactagatttcaacatttttgaaacatgtttcaGATggattttaacattaaaatgcacaaaattgtccACCTGGATTATCCGCAAAGCTCATGTTGAATTGCGATAGCAGAGGTATCTTCCACAAGGGTTTGGATATCAGATGGAATAGCCAAGTGTAAGGAGTTGACTTGTAAACCATTGAGAATTCACATGGATTTGAGCAGTGATTAGATATGATATTCTCACCATGAAATTGTCTCTCTGTAGAAAATCCTTTACATGCAGTAAACTaacattaattatcatcatcattcttCGGCTGCAGAGCATGTGACCACAAGATATTTCCATGCACAGTGATCTTTGGCAATTGCAGCTATCTGTTCTGCTTGAATCATGCCTTCATCGCACCCTAGCACATGTTGGATTAAATATGAGGTGCGTGTGCATCCAGGTCTCCTTTTGCCATGAGGTGGTATGTTGAGAGTATACcttctacaatcccggtcattattgttcgaacactttaacacgggtacttcaaatatgccccccattccccccgatcaatgttgttaGTTGTTTTATTGGTCAtgcacccctagaaacatccaacattgattggtggggcagggggagggttgtagtagtaggaaatggttcagacttcacaccaaagaaagcgaaattttaatatgtcaagtagaacagaaatacggtttcaaacagtcctactttgacacaagtgttcgaactatTTATATCCGGGATTGTAGCAGGCTCTTCCTCAGGCAGACAAAGGATGTGCCCTTAGAATTCAGCTGACTATTCCTTACACATGTGGTATTCTTCAGTAGAACTAATATCCAAtgaatttgtaaataaacattttgtagaTTTCATTACataaactacttgatattatCCATGGTATGTAGTCTTTGTAATGTGATTGATAAGGAGTGCCATAATATATAGGATACAATTAAGATATCATTTTTTCACCAAAGCATATTATTACATAgttattttacaaaattaatattgCTTTACAAGTTTGCTATGCCCAAAAGTAGCTGAATAGCACAATAAGGCTACACAGAAAGGATGTGTACCAGGGCTTGCTTTGTATGTTTGCCCCATTGGCAATTAAGATTTGCAAGCCTGAGGATCCAAAAGTGGACTAATTTTCTCTCCATGGAAGATATACACTCCTCAAAGAAATAAAGGATCAGACTTATTTAttgtaatttttcaaaaataatctaAGTAACATTATCAATGAGATGAATGCCATTTCATTCAGTAATATTCAGGCAACAGAACACTTGCACTACTGAGTACTGAAGTCCTGTGGCATTGAAACACTTTTGTCAGCACCAGGCACGCAGGAACACCCACCCAGTTGGTGTGATGTTTTTACCCTGCTGACTCAacaattctgtcggtccgtgccacatcacttccggttgatgatgtgactcacggtcgagtgaaaacaagtctctgattcgatttttgttgatgatttttgtcattggtgttatgtaaatttcgatcgcaaatagtcagtggaatcaaacaaccgtttctaagtcttcagagtggaagaaacttacttgatttaccgcttatatactgacaaacttaaaattaaattccatggttgagtgtcgttttttccgaaattgaatgtcactccaacaacatcgctacgtagcctccttcacagccggtttctgttgttcataacaaaccgtgagccacatgcagtttgggcccgagactagagatagcccggatgttggaccgacagaatagagaGAAAGAGGATTACTTACTTATGCTTTTGGCACTTTATATCCTGatcctttcatttttttttag encodes the following:
- the LOC140158355 gene encoding LOW QUALITY PROTEIN: aryl hydrocarbon receptor nuclear translocator homolog (The sequence of the model RefSeq protein was modified relative to this genomic sequence to represent the inferred CDS: inserted 1 base in 1 codon), producing the protein MVIYCGYHPFITAVDPGVRKVNSRQSWHNVKRKATGSEDGDEDDTSPNKFARGADDDKPDKERFARENHSEIERRRRNKMTAYITELSDMVPTCSALARKPDKLTILRMAVSHMKSLRGTGNTSTEGTYRPSFLTDQELKHLILEAADGFLYVASCETGRIIYVSDSLTPVLNQPQXEWVGGSLFDLVHPDDLDKVREQLSTSESPNSGRILDLKTGTVKKEGHQSSMRFCMGSRRGFICRMKYGNAQLDPMTMGRYCHMRNRNSLGSSKDGDQYAVVHCTGYIKNWPPSSGVIEQQEADSDGHSGGNHYCLVAIGRLQVTSSPNCGDLNGSSTANEFISRHNVDGKFTFVDQRITAVLGYQPQELLGKSSFDFYHPEDQGHLKDSFEQAVKLKGQVLSLMYRFQAKNREWCWLRTSCFSFQNPYTDEVEYIVCTNTAVNAPGETVPDRPAEKPSTETKSSESLVRFQSDTVGVYGSVMGNDKSGRAMQGAAGYSGAAYSQVRAPQPYRADESVQAGKAVGGLDDPTKSYSGQTQASWTPAQYSQVEGTSQRSGQSGTYTPQGTSNSTSSPAPTYTQLQSTTTRGSAPAAAAAAPAGYAAYQDKQHVQAGTPSQMAYSNRTDASANMAAAAAAARRDPAMWQQWQQTTAGNPQAQEAANQQQAHPQQQEEFPDIYRMLEGQQNTGYNVNQPVEDSFQDIPMFPPFSE